One window of Verrucomicrobiia bacterium genomic DNA carries:
- a CDS encoding T9SS type A sorting domain-containing protein, producing MKKFFTLIISIFIFAALAATAVAQPDPQDSIILESKTVDTALTGTGGTSVFFMRVNITNRDSLAFLTLSLRESTVNGTAYVLLNRTAGGTLNFTSMVTPMTGTLRFFGSVNVSQYNDNSPDRFLLAAGFDGSDPSTIEPPNATRKEVWQIRFRHSSGFDSIGIVRFDSTRVANLPCTFTNTVPADLPVNFVAGQCTVLTAFTDVRDVNPGQRPQAYSLSQNYPNPFNANTQISFALPKAGKTTLEIFNILGQKVNTLVDEYLQAKSYIVNWDGRDSRGMEVPSGIYFYRLRSQDFLQTKKMLMIQ from the coding sequence ATGAAGAAGTTTTTCACCCTGATAATCTCGATATTTATTTTTGCGGCTTTGGCGGCAACGGCCGTTGCCCAGCCCGACCCGCAGGATTCGATTATTCTGGAATCCAAAACCGTGGACACCGCCCTGACCGGAACGGGCGGCACGTCCGTTTTTTTCATGCGGGTCAACATTACGAACAGGGACTCGTTGGCGTTCCTTACCTTGTCCCTGCGGGAATCCACCGTGAACGGCACGGCGTATGTGTTGTTGAACCGGACTGCCGGGGGAACGCTCAACTTTACAAGCATGGTTACCCCCATGACCGGGACCTTGCGGTTTTTCGGTTCTGTCAACGTTTCCCAGTACAACGACAACAGTCCGGATCGATTTTTGCTGGCGGCCGGATTTGACGGGAGCGACCCCTCCACCATCGAGCCCCCCAACGCCACCCGCAAGGAGGTTTGGCAGATTAGGTTCAGGCACAGCTCCGGATTTGATTCAATAGGGATCGTTCGTTTTGATTCCACCCGGGTGGCCAATTTGCCCTGCACGTTTACAAATACAGTGCCCGCAGATTTGCCGGTGAACTTTGTGGCGGGGCAGTGCACGGTTCTCACGGCTTTTACGGATGTCCGGGATGTGAATCCGGGCCAAAGGCCGCAGGCCTATTCTCTTTCCCAGAACTACCCGAATCCCTTCAACGCCAACACCCAGATATCTTTTGCCTTGCCCAAGGCGGGAAAAACGACGTTGGAGATTTTCAACATTTTGGGGCAGAAGGTGAATACGCTGGTGGATGAGTATTTGCAGGCGAAGTCCTATATTGTCAACTGGGATGGACGGGACAGCCGGGGAATGGAAGTTCCATCCGGCATTTACTTCTACCGCCTCCGCTCGCAGGATTTCCTGCAGACCAAAAAGATGTTGATGATACAATAA